The Brooklawnia cerclae nucleotide sequence CGCCGCACCGCCCCCGTGGGTGAGCACCAGCCGTTCGGACCGGGGAGCGGCCGCAGCCGTTCCCGTGTGCACGACCACGGCGTCGGGCCTGGCCTCCAGGAGCCTGGCCAGTGCCCTGCCCTCCTCGGGGTCGCCCAGCGGCTGGCGGGTGAGCGCGACCACCTGCTGAGCGTCGCCGACCGATGACAGGCCGTCGACATCGGCGGTGAGGGTGCGCGGATCTCGCGCCCTCAGGCTCGTCAGCAGCGGGTTGCCCTGGCTTCCCGAGGCGTGGTTGACGCGGCGGCGCAGGTCGACCAGCACCGGTGTCCCCCGTAGCCGTACGTCACCCTGGCTGACCAGTGCCGCGGAGGCGATCCGGTCCCCGAGCCCGTCCAGCCGCGAGAGCAGCGAGGCAGTCCCGGCGACCGAGAAGTCCGGGCGGCCGGGACGCGCGAGCGTCGCGTTCCGGGTGGCCGAAGCCCGGAGGTCTGCGGCACGCAGCCTTCCGGAGGCCACGGCCGCATCGATCGCGGCGGCGGCCTCCTCCAGGCCCGTACGGGCATCGCGATTGTGGGGGGCGTCCAGCAGCAGGAGGTCGGCGCCCGCCTCGAGCGCCCGGACGCAGGCCTCGCCCATGTCCCAGCGGTCGGAGATGGCTCGCATGCCCAGCGCATCGGTGATGATCGGGCCACCCAGCCCCAGGCCGCGTATGTCGCCCGTGGCCCAGGCCGACAGCGAGGCCGGCTCGGTTCCCCGGGCGGGGACGACGATGTGGGCGGTCATCACGGCGTCGGGACGAGCCGTGGCGAAGGGCTGTTCGTCGCGCTCGCGCAGCGTCGTGGCGTCGACGTCCAGCACGGGCAGGCTCAGGTGGCTGTCGGCCTTCGTGTCGCCGTGCCCGGGGAAGTGCTTCCCGCAGGACGCGACCCCGGCGTCGGCGAGCCCCGCGACGAAGGCCCGGCCGTGACGTCCGACCAGTTCGGCGGACGCGCCGAACGAACGGACGCCGATGACCGGGTTCAGCGGCTCGCCGGCGACATCCAGGCATGGTGACAGGGCCAGGTCGATGCCGGCCATGGCGATCAGGTGTCCGTACGCGGCGGCCGTCTCGCGGGTGAGAGCCGGGTCGTCGAGCACACCGAGCGCGGCATTGCCCGGCAGCGACGAACCGGACGACGCCTGCAGGCGCGTGACGTCGCCGCCCTCCTCGTCGCAACTCACCACGGCCTGCGGCCGGATCGCGTGGACCGCGTCCGTGATGCGCCGGGTGGCTTCGACGGACGGTGTGTTCTCGGCGAACAGCACCACACCCGCCAGGCCCGCGTCCAGCGCCTCGGCCAGCCAACTGGGTATCGAGGTGCCGGGGAAACCGGGCATCAGCACGCCATGTGCGAGGCTCATCCCTTCACCGCCCCCGCGGACAGGCCGGAGACCATGTTGCGCTGCACGGCGACGAAGAAGATGATCACCGGGATCGTGATGAGCGTGGACGCGGCCATGATCGGCCCCCAGTCGGCGGTGTTCTGGCCGAAGAAGCGCTGCAACCCGATGGCGACGGTGTACTTCGAGTCGTTCTGCAGGAAGGTCAGGGCGAAGATGAACTCGTTCCACGCGGTGATGAACGAGAAGACGCTGGTGGCGACCAGGCCGGGCGCGACCAGTGGGAACAGGATCGACCAGAACATCCGGCCCCAGCTGGCGCCGTCGACGTAGGCGGCCTCCTCGACCTCCACGGGCACGGCGGCGACGAACCCCCGCAGCATCCACACGGCGAACGGCAGGCTGAACGCCAGATAGACGATGGACAGTCCCAGCAGGCTGTTCAGCATGCCCAGCGACCGGGCCTGCAGGAACAGCGGGATCACCAGGGCTTCCTGGGGAATCATCTGTGCGATCAGCACCATCACGAGGATGGCGGTGCGGCCCCGGAACTTGAACCGGGCGACGGCGACGGCCGCCAGCAGGGCGATCAGGCTCGATATCACCACCGTGACGACGGCGACCAGTGCGGAGTTGAGCAGGTAGCGCCCGAAGCCGGCGCGGCCGAGCACGGTGTGGAAGTGCGCGAGGGTGAACTCGGAGGGGATCAGCTCCGCACCGCGGGTGGCGGCGTCGGCGTCCACCGACGTCGAGATCATCCAGTAGGCGGGGAACAGGAAGAAGACGACACAGACGATCACTCCCACGCCCTGGGCGATCGCGGTGGCGAGCTTGCGTGGGGTGAGGCGGGTGGCATCCGGGCGGCTCACAGCTCGTCCTCCTTGAACAGGGTGCGCAGATAGACCAGCGTGATCGCCATCAGCACGAGCGTCAGCACCACGGCGATGGCCGATCCCATGCCGTACTCGCTCTGTGCGAACGACTGGACGTAGGCCCAGACGCTGAGGTTGAAGACCTGCGGGTTCGTGCCGCCCCCGCCGGGCATCAGCCACATCTGGGTGAAGACCTTGAAGTCCCAGATGGTCGAGAGAATGGTGACGACGGCGAACACCGGCCGCAGGTTGGGCGCGGTCACGTTCCAGAACCGCTGCCAGGCTCCGGCGCCGTCGATCTTCGCCGCCTCGTAGAGATCGTCGGGCACCGTGAGCAGCCCGGCCAGCACGGTGACGGCGACGAACGGGATCGAGTGCTGCACCACGTTCAGCGTGACGATGGAGTAGAAGCTCCAGCGTTCCAGGAACCAGTTGACCGTGCCCGGCTCGATGACGCCGAGGCTGCCCAGCAGGTTGGTGGCCAGACCGTTGGAGGGGTCGAAGACGAAGACCCAGACGTAGGTGCCGGTGACCGCGGGCACCGCCCAGGCGATCATGAGCGCCGTCGACACGACGTAGCGCCAGAAAGTGGGCAGGCCCTTCAGGAAGAGCGCGACCAGCGTCCCCAGACCAACGGTCAGGACGACGCAGGCCACCGCCAGGCCGATCGTGTTCGGCAGCACCACGCTGTACAGGTATTCGTCGCCGAAGATCGCGGCGTAGTTGTCGAACCCGACGAAGTTCGTGGTGCCGCGGTTGAGCTCGCGCAGGCCGTAGTTCTGGAACGACAGCCAGATCACCCGGCCGAGTGGCCAGACGAGCAGGATGGCCAGCACGATCAGCATCGGTGCGAGCAGGAGCCAGGGACGCCGCCTCAGTGCGGCGCGACGGCTGCTGAAGCGGCGTCCCCGGCTCGCGGGCACGCCGGCAGGGGCCCCCGGGGTGGCCGGGGTCCCCTGCTCGGTGTGCGGTGATGCCATCGCGGTCACGCCTCGGCGAAGGTCTCGTCCATGGACGCCGCTGCGGTGTCCGCGGCGGTCTGGGCGTCCGCACTACCCGACAGGATCGACTGGAGCATGGTCGTGGTCACCTGCTTGCCCTGCACCTTGCCCCAAAGCGGGGTGACGGGCACCGAGGCGCCGCCTTCGACCATCTGGCGGGCGAACACCTGGGTGAGCTCGTCGCCCGACTCCATCTGCTCATTGAGCATCGACTTCAGGCCGGGGAAGTAGTTGCTCTGCTCCGCCCACTCCTGAGCGAGGTCGCCGGTGGTCATGAGCTTGACGAACTCCCATGCCAGATCCTGGTTCTCCGAGTTCTCGAAGATGCTCAGGTGCGAGCCGCCGACGAACGAGGGGGCGATGCCGCCGTCCTTGGCCGGAATGACGAAGGCGCCGATCTTGCCGGCGAGGTCGGGCGCGTCGGCCGCGATGCGGGCCGGGGTCCAGGAGCCCTGGATCACCATTCCGGTGTTGCCCTGCTCGAATGCCTTGAGCAGGTCGGTTTCCTTCCAGGTGGCCGCCGCGGCCTCGGAGGAGTTGTGGTCGAGCGCGAGTCCGGTGTAGTACTCGATGCCCTCCACGGCGTCGGCGGAGTTGATCTGCGAGGTCCACTGGCCGTCCGACTCGGTGGCGATCTCGCCGTCATTGCCCCAGATCCAGGGGTAGACGCCGTACTCGCTGCCGCCCGCGATCGGGAACGGGGTGACGTCGGGCTGGGTCTCCTTGATCTTCGTCACGGCCTCGGTGAGCTCGTCCCAGTTGGTGGGCTCGCTGACGCCGGCCTTCTCGAAGATCTCCTTGTTGTAGAGGAACGCCCGGACTCCGGCGTACCACGGCATGCCGTAGAGGCTGCCGTCCACCGTGCCCGCGTCCACCAGGCTGTCGACCAGGTCGTCGGTGAGCCCGTCGGCCTCGACCCGGTCGGTGAGGTCGACCAGGGCGCCCGCGTCGGCGAACTCCGGGGTCCAGGTGGTTCCGACCTCGGCGACGTCGGGAGTGGTGC carries:
- a CDS encoding carbohydrate ABC transporter permease; amino-acid sequence: MASPHTEQGTPATPGAPAGVPASRGRRFSSRRAALRRRPWLLLAPMLIVLAILLVWPLGRVIWLSFQNYGLRELNRGTTNFVGFDNYAAIFGDEYLYSVVLPNTIGLAVACVVLTVGLGTLVALFLKGLPTFWRYVVSTALMIAWAVPAVTGTYVWVFVFDPSNGLATNLLGSLGVIEPGTVNWFLERWSFYSIVTLNVVQHSIPFVAVTVLAGLLTVPDDLYEAAKIDGAGAWQRFWNVTAPNLRPVFAVVTILSTIWDFKVFTQMWLMPGGGGTNPQVFNLSVWAYVQSFAQSEYGMGSAIAVVLTLVLMAITLVYLRTLFKEDEL
- a CDS encoding glycoside hydrolase family 3 protein; translated protein: MSLAHGVLMPGFPGTSIPSWLAEALDAGLAGVVLFAENTPSVEATRRITDAVHAIRPQAVVSCDEEGGDVTRLQASSGSSLPGNAALGVLDDPALTRETAAAYGHLIAMAGIDLALSPCLDVAGEPLNPVIGVRSFGASAELVGRHGRAFVAGLADAGVASCGKHFPGHGDTKADSHLSLPVLDVDATTLRERDEQPFATARPDAVMTAHIVVPARGTEPASLSAWATGDIRGLGLGGPIITDALGMRAISDRWDMGEACVRALEAGADLLLLDAPHNRDARTGLEEAAAAIDAAVASGRLRAADLRASATRNATLARPGRPDFSVAGTASLLSRLDGLGDRIASAALVSQGDVRLRGTPVLVDLRRRVNHASGSQGNPLLTSLRARDPRTLTADVDGLSSVGDAQQVVALTRQPLGDPEEGRALARLLEARPDAVVVHTGTAAAAPRSERLVLTHGGGAANARAAVAALMGAQS
- a CDS encoding carbohydrate ABC transporter permease, producing the protein MSRPDATRLTPRKLATAIAQGVGVIVCVVFFLFPAYWMISTSVDADAATRGAELIPSEFTLAHFHTVLGRAGFGRYLLNSALVAVVTVVISSLIALLAAVAVARFKFRGRTAILVMVLIAQMIPQEALVIPLFLQARSLGMLNSLLGLSIVYLAFSLPFAVWMLRGFVAAVPVEVEEAAYVDGASWGRMFWSILFPLVAPGLVATSVFSFITAWNEFIFALTFLQNDSKYTVAIGLQRFFGQNTADWGPIMAASTLITIPVIIFFVAVQRNMVSGLSAGAVKG
- a CDS encoding sugar ABC transporter substrate-binding protein yields the protein MKKLLLGLTAGVMAFGLAACSGGTPGTDASSSGGKIGEGKTLTVWIMEGTNPDATAFFDQVKTSFKDSTGADVDIEMVPWASAKDKFATAIAGGTTPDVAEVGTTWTPEFADAGALVDLTDRVEADGLTDDLVDSLVDAGTVDGSLYGMPWYAGVRAFLYNKEIFEKAGVSEPTNWDELTEAVTKIKETQPDVTPFPIAGGSEYGVYPWIWGNDGEIATESDGQWTSQINSADAVEGIEYYTGLALDHNSSEAAAATWKETDLLKAFEQGNTGMVIQGSWTPARIAADAPDLAGKIGAFVIPAKDGGIAPSFVGGSHLSIFENSENQDLAWEFVKLMTTGDLAQEWAEQSNYFPGLKSMLNEQMESGDELTQVFARQMVEGGASVPVTPLWGKVQGKQVTTTMLQSILSGSADAQTAADTAAASMDETFAEA